The proteins below come from a single Panicum hallii strain FIL2 chromosome 7, PHallii_v3.1, whole genome shotgun sequence genomic window:
- the LOC112900221 gene encoding plectin-like isoform X2, giving the protein MLPARPRSGSFEAGLRAAATATASSSASSREHRKQPSSPRLHRSRSSAGGPSKASPSPERRRSVGGAGAMQQQRLAQLEEELRREREEKARALRELEEVRRDGESGAKGAAEKVQLLEREVDKSKESERKMLESLIYQTKQLEQTKISLEEAKLEIATLRQANKGLEAAAARRGGAAEQRSVKDLMFGGADEEIRVLRSELRTAMQGEERSRKAADDLSVALSDVTMEAKQVKVWLSEAQAELEAASAEAERLRGALAAAEARLRAVSAEHERCRLEAEECAAAWGDKERVLLDCVRASEEEVNRARQENTKLVESQRVIRDENARLRDILKQAVAEANVVKDSLELARAENARLNDAVADKDGALQSLRQEYECIKVSEAAAQGSLKELNSLLAATTTACGTPASTKTAPAPDYSFDQRLPNGSKSGTPQSASQRWMADKPRTPGSRRYSIGEPGKLKGGFSQSARMGSLNPKERVFASLSNIADLKSAADAAMEDFDDEFDHIDESHYADMEDSMKHKKKRPIFRKFGDLFRRKSFYKPNLAPVHTH; this is encoded by the exons ATGCTGCCCGCCAGGCCGAG ATCCGGCTCCTTCGAGGCCGGGCTCagggccgccgccaccgccacggcTTCTTCGTCCGCCTCCTCCAGGGAGCACCGCAAGCAGCCGTCGTCCCCTCGTCTCCATCGCAGCCGCTCGTCCGCCGGCGGCCCCTCCAAGGCGTCCCCGTCCCCGGAG AGGCGGCGCAGCGTTGGCGGCGCGGGCGCAATGCAGCAGCAGCGGTTGGCGCAGCTGGAGGAGGAGCTCCGGAGGGAGCGCGAGGAGAAGGCGCGGGCGCTGAGGGAGCTCGAGGAGGTGAGGAGGGATGGCGAGAGCGGGGCCAAGGGCGCCGCGGAGAAGGTGCAGCTGCTCGAGCGGGAGGTGGACAAGTCCAAGGAGTCGGAGCGCAAGATGCTCGAGTCGCTGATATACCAGACCAAGCAGCTGGAGCAGACCAAGATCTCGCTCGAGGAGGCCAAGCTGGAGATCGCCACGCTGCGGCAGGCCAACAAGGGtctcgaggcggcggcggcccggcgcggcggcgcggcggagcagaggagcgTCAAGGACCTCATGTTCGGCGGCGCCGACGAGGAGATCAGGGTCCTGCGCAGCGAGCTCCGGACGGCGATGCAGGGCGAGGAGCGCAGCCGGAAGGCCGCGGACGACCTCTCCGTCGCGCTCTCCGACGTCACCATGGAGGCCAAGCAGGTCAAGGTCTGGCTCTCCGAGGCGCAGGCCGAGCTGGAGGCGGCCAGCGCCGAGGCCGAGCGGCTGCGCGGGGCGCTGGCCGCCGCCGAGGCCAGGCTGCGCGCCGTGTCCGCCGAGCACGAGCGGTGCAGGCTCGAGGCCGAGGAGTGCGCGGCCGCGTGGGGCGACAAGGAGCGCGTCCTGCTCGACTGCGTGCGCGCCTCCGAGGAGGAGGTCAACCGCGCGCGCCAGGAGAACACCAAGCTCGTCGAGTCGCAGCGCGTCATCCGCGACGAGAACGCGCGCCTGCGGGACATCCTCAAGCAGGCCGTCGCCGAGGCCAACGTCGTCAAGGACTCGCTCGAGCTCGCCCGGGCCGAGAATGCGCGCCTCAACGACGCCGTCGCCGACAAGGACGGCGCGCTGCAGAGCCTCCGCCAGGAGTACGAGTGCATAAAGGTCAGCGAGGCCGCCGCGCAGGGCAGCCTCAAGGAGCTCAACAGCCTCCTCGCCGCGACGACCACGGCGTGCGGCACGCCCGCGTCCACCAAGACCGCCCCCGCGCCGGACTACAGCTTCGATCAGCGCCTGCCGAACGGCAGCAAGAGCGGGACGCCGCAGTCGGCGTCGCAGCGGTGGATGGCGGACAAGCCCAGGACGCCGGGCAGCCGGAGGTACTCGATCGGCGAGCCGGGCAAGCTGAAGGGCGGCTTCTCGCAGTCGGCGCGGATGGGGAGCCTGAACCCCAAGGAACGGGTGTTCGCGTCGCTGAGCAACATTGCCGACCTCAAGTCCGCGGCCGACGCGGCCATGGAGGACTTCGACGACGAGTTCGATCACATCGACGAGAGCCACTACGCTGACATGGAGGATTCCATGAAGCACAAGAAGAAGAGGCCGATATTCCGCAAGTTCGGTGATTTGTTCAGGAGGAAAAGCTTCTACAAGCCGAATTTAGCGCCAGTACACACACACTAA
- the LOC112900221 gene encoding plectin-like isoform X1, with protein MSWDSPRRSGSFEAGLRAAATATASSSASSREHRKQPSSPRLHRSRSSAGGPSKASPSPERRRSVGGAGAMQQQRLAQLEEELRREREEKARALRELEEVRRDGESGAKGAAEKVQLLEREVDKSKESERKMLESLIYQTKQLEQTKISLEEAKLEIATLRQANKGLEAAAARRGGAAEQRSVKDLMFGGADEEIRVLRSELRTAMQGEERSRKAADDLSVALSDVTMEAKQVKVWLSEAQAELEAASAEAERLRGALAAAEARLRAVSAEHERCRLEAEECAAAWGDKERVLLDCVRASEEEVNRARQENTKLVESQRVIRDENARLRDILKQAVAEANVVKDSLELARAENARLNDAVADKDGALQSLRQEYECIKVSEAAAQGSLKELNSLLAATTTACGTPASTKTAPAPDYSFDQRLPNGSKSGTPQSASQRWMADKPRTPGSRRYSIGEPGKLKGGFSQSARMGSLNPKERVFASLSNIADLKSAADAAMEDFDDEFDHIDESHYADMEDSMKHKKKRPIFRKFGDLFRRKSFYKPNLAPVHTH; from the exons ATGAGCTGGGATTCGCCGCGCAGATCCGGCTCCTTCGAGGCCGGGCTCagggccgccgccaccgccacggcTTCTTCGTCCGCCTCCTCCAGGGAGCACCGCAAGCAGCCGTCGTCCCCTCGTCTCCATCGCAGCCGCTCGTCCGCCGGCGGCCCCTCCAAGGCGTCCCCGTCCCCGGAG AGGCGGCGCAGCGTTGGCGGCGCGGGCGCAATGCAGCAGCAGCGGTTGGCGCAGCTGGAGGAGGAGCTCCGGAGGGAGCGCGAGGAGAAGGCGCGGGCGCTGAGGGAGCTCGAGGAGGTGAGGAGGGATGGCGAGAGCGGGGCCAAGGGCGCCGCGGAGAAGGTGCAGCTGCTCGAGCGGGAGGTGGACAAGTCCAAGGAGTCGGAGCGCAAGATGCTCGAGTCGCTGATATACCAGACCAAGCAGCTGGAGCAGACCAAGATCTCGCTCGAGGAGGCCAAGCTGGAGATCGCCACGCTGCGGCAGGCCAACAAGGGtctcgaggcggcggcggcccggcgcggcggcgcggcggagcagaggagcgTCAAGGACCTCATGTTCGGCGGCGCCGACGAGGAGATCAGGGTCCTGCGCAGCGAGCTCCGGACGGCGATGCAGGGCGAGGAGCGCAGCCGGAAGGCCGCGGACGACCTCTCCGTCGCGCTCTCCGACGTCACCATGGAGGCCAAGCAGGTCAAGGTCTGGCTCTCCGAGGCGCAGGCCGAGCTGGAGGCGGCCAGCGCCGAGGCCGAGCGGCTGCGCGGGGCGCTGGCCGCCGCCGAGGCCAGGCTGCGCGCCGTGTCCGCCGAGCACGAGCGGTGCAGGCTCGAGGCCGAGGAGTGCGCGGCCGCGTGGGGCGACAAGGAGCGCGTCCTGCTCGACTGCGTGCGCGCCTCCGAGGAGGAGGTCAACCGCGCGCGCCAGGAGAACACCAAGCTCGTCGAGTCGCAGCGCGTCATCCGCGACGAGAACGCGCGCCTGCGGGACATCCTCAAGCAGGCCGTCGCCGAGGCCAACGTCGTCAAGGACTCGCTCGAGCTCGCCCGGGCCGAGAATGCGCGCCTCAACGACGCCGTCGCCGACAAGGACGGCGCGCTGCAGAGCCTCCGCCAGGAGTACGAGTGCATAAAGGTCAGCGAGGCCGCCGCGCAGGGCAGCCTCAAGGAGCTCAACAGCCTCCTCGCCGCGACGACCACGGCGTGCGGCACGCCCGCGTCCACCAAGACCGCCCCCGCGCCGGACTACAGCTTCGATCAGCGCCTGCCGAACGGCAGCAAGAGCGGGACGCCGCAGTCGGCGTCGCAGCGGTGGATGGCGGACAAGCCCAGGACGCCGGGCAGCCGGAGGTACTCGATCGGCGAGCCGGGCAAGCTGAAGGGCGGCTTCTCGCAGTCGGCGCGGATGGGGAGCCTGAACCCCAAGGAACGGGTGTTCGCGTCGCTGAGCAACATTGCCGACCTCAAGTCCGCGGCCGACGCGGCCATGGAGGACTTCGACGACGAGTTCGATCACATCGACGAGAGCCACTACGCTGACATGGAGGATTCCATGAAGCACAAGAAGAAGAGGCCGATATTCCGCAAGTTCGGTGATTTGTTCAGGAGGAAAAGCTTCTACAAGCCGAATTTAGCGCCAGTACACACACACTAA